A window of Mucilaginibacter paludis DSM 18603 contains these coding sequences:
- a CDS encoding SDR family oxidoreductase, with amino-acid sequence MNITNKTALITGGGSGIGLEIAKTLIEKGNKVIITGRNEAKLQKAVAGLKNTSAFAGDINNADDVDKLVEYLNTNHSTLDVVINNAGQASAYHLSVEADAFEKAGAEIQTNYLSVIRLTEKLLHLLSKQPEAAIVNVTSIVVFAPNAFIPTYAASKAALHSYTQTLRFTLAKTTAIKVFELFPPLVDTEFSKEIGGSNGIPPSAVAEQFVKGFENDQYEIHVGATADIYKLFLSSPEEAFKALNQERGNG; translated from the coding sequence ATGAATATCACAAACAAAACAGCCCTGATCACCGGTGGTGGTTCGGGTATCGGCCTGGAAATAGCCAAAACCTTAATTGAAAAAGGCAATAAAGTAATTATTACAGGCCGTAACGAGGCTAAGCTGCAAAAGGCTGTGGCCGGTTTAAAAAACACCAGCGCCTTTGCAGGTGATATTAACAATGCCGACGATGTGGATAAACTGGTGGAGTACTTAAATACTAACCATAGCACTTTGGATGTGGTGATTAACAACGCCGGGCAGGCGTCTGCCTACCACCTGTCGGTCGAAGCCGACGCTTTTGAAAAAGCAGGGGCGGAAATACAAACCAACTACCTGTCGGTGATCAGGCTGACAGAAAAGTTGCTGCATTTATTAAGTAAACAGCCAGAAGCCGCCATTGTAAACGTTACGTCTATCGTGGTTTTTGCGCCTAACGCTTTTATTCCCACTTATGCCGCAAGCAAGGCCGCTTTGCACTCTTATACACAAACACTAAGGTTTACGCTTGCCAAAACTACGGCAATTAAAGTGTTTGAGTTATTTCCCCCATTGGTTGATACCGAATTTTCAAAAGAGATTGGTGGCTCAAACGGTATACCGCCATCTGCTGTAGCGGAACAGTTTGTAAAGGGCTTTGAAAATGACCAGTACGAGATCCATGTTGGGGCTACGGCCGATATTTACAAACTATTCCTTTCATCTCCGGAGGAAGCTTTTAAGGCTTTGAACCAGGAGAGGGGTAATGGATAA
- the fabF gene encoding beta-ketoacyl-ACP synthase II — protein sequence MLKRVVITGIGALTPLGNNVPDFWENILAGKSGAATITRFDASLFRTQVACELKNFDATAHLDRAELKRTDLFTQYALIASDEAIKDSGFEFDKMNPFDVGVIWGTGQGGMETFEEQVTEYARGNGAPRFSPFFIPKLLPNMASGMISIRHGYMGINYTAISACATSNTAIMDAFNYIRLGKAKIIISGGSEAPVTPASVGGFSAMKAMTGRNDDPLTASRPFDTHRDGFVMGEGAGALVLEEYEHAVKRGAKIYGEVGGAAMTADAYHMTSTHPEGLGALQAMKFALEEAGLTINDVDYLNAHATSTPVGDLSEIKAITALTGPGKNNLFISATKSMTGHLLGAAGAIEAIICLLSMRDSVIPATINTTELDAAIPDNMNIVIGEAISHPVKATLSNTFGFGGHNGIVVFKAL from the coding sequence ATGTTAAAAAGAGTTGTTATCACAGGCATCGGCGCGTTAACCCCACTTGGGAACAACGTTCCGGATTTTTGGGAAAATATATTGGCCGGGAAAAGTGGCGCCGCTACCATTACCCGGTTTGACGCTTCCCTTTTCCGTACACAGGTGGCTTGTGAACTAAAGAATTTTGATGCCACAGCACACTTAGACAGGGCCGAACTCAAACGGACCGACCTGTTTACGCAATACGCCTTAATAGCGTCGGACGAAGCTATTAAAGATTCGGGCTTTGAGTTTGATAAAATGAACCCTTTTGATGTGGGTGTGATCTGGGGAACGGGGCAGGGCGGCATGGAAACGTTTGAAGAGCAAGTAACCGAATATGCCCGTGGCAACGGCGCGCCAAGGTTCAGTCCCTTTTTTATTCCGAAATTGTTACCCAATATGGCCTCGGGCATGATCTCGATCAGGCATGGCTATATGGGTATTAACTATACTGCTATTTCGGCCTGTGCAACATCCAATACGGCCATTATGGATGCCTTTAACTACATCCGCCTCGGTAAGGCCAAGATCATTATCAGCGGTGGCTCAGAAGCGCCGGTAACTCCTGCATCAGTTGGTGGCTTCTCGGCAATGAAAGCCATGACCGGACGGAACGACGATCCACTAACGGCATCGCGCCCTTTTGACACCCACCGCGATGGCTTTGTAATGGGCGAAGGCGCAGGCGCTTTAGTATTGGAAGAATACGAACATGCCGTTAAACGCGGAGCCAAAATTTATGGCGAAGTTGGCGGCGCAGCCATGACTGCCGATGCCTACCACATGACGTCAACCCACCCCGAAGGGCTTGGAGCCTTACAGGCCATGAAATTTGCCCTGGAAGAGGCGGGTTTAACCATTAACGACGTGGATTATTTAAATGCCCATGCCACATCAACCCCCGTGGGCGACCTATCCGAAATTAAAGCCATAACAGCCCTAACCGGGCCGGGCAAAAACAACCTGTTCATCAGCGCTACAAAATCCATGACAGGCCATTTGCTCGGAGCCGCCGGAGCCATAGAGGCCATTATTTGCTTGCTGAGTATGCGCGATAGCGTGATACCGGCCACCATCAACACCACCGAACTGGACGCCGCCATCCCCGATAATATGAATATCGTTATAGGTGAAGCCATATCGCACCCGGTGAAAGCCACCTTGAGCAATACCTTTGGCTTTGGCGGGCATAATGGGATTGTGGTGTTTAAGGCGTTATAA